Proteins encoded by one window of Thermococcus sp. Bubb.Bath:
- a CDS encoding DUF86 domain-containing protein, whose translation MSKRDPCLFLNDILKAIERIEEYIEGHDFETFVKDRKTVDAVLRNLEIIGEAAKNVPEDIREKYSSIPWRRVVGLRNVVVHHYFGVDLSVVWVIVSSQVEELKEEIEQVLLQEC comes from the coding sequence ATGTCTAAGCGCGATCCGTGTCTCTTTCTCAATGATATCCTGAAAGCCATCGAAAGAATCGAAGAATACATCGAGGGCCATGACTTTGAAACCTTCGTAAAGGATAGAAAAACCGTTGACGCAGTTCTAAGAAACCTTGAAATTATTGGAGAGGCCGCGAAAAACGTGCCGGAGGATATCCGGGAAAAGTATTCGTCCATTCCCTGGAGAAGGGTTGTGGGCCTGAGAAACGTTGTTGTTCATCACTATTTTGGTGTTGACCTCTCTGTGGTGTGGGTTATCGTCAGCTCTCAAGTTGAGGAACTAAAAGAAGAGATAGAACAGGTACTCCTACAGGAATGCTAA
- the glyS gene encoding glycine--tRNA ligase, whose protein sequence is MGEKPDKYEVLQDLMRRRGFAWGSFEIYGGSRGFYDYGPLGATIKRKIERKIRKAFQREGFFELETPNITPEKVFIASGHVEKFVDPLVECKKCGARFRADHLVEEALGIDTEGMSAEHLTELIKEHDIRCPECGGELGEVWYFNLMFETKIGPYGDQKGYLRPETAQGIFVNFRRLNAFARNRLPFGVFQIGKAYRNEISPRQGMLRLREFTQAEAEIFFNPKETEHPHFDEVKDEVLRLYPIEHQLKNLGMVEMTAEEGVEKGYVMNTFFAYYMVMVKRTLLDIGIPEGKIRFRQQLPEERAHYSRDTWDAEIHSERFGWVECVGVASRGDYDLSKHLKMSGADLTVLIHYDEPKIVKHLKVSLNMKRVGPKLKKDAKRINDIVQDWDEKKKRELVELLEKDGMVTVEGYELEKDDFIIKEVEEKIMGEKIVPHVLEPSFGIDRPFYLLLENSLVIDEDRTYLKIKKDMAPIEVAVLPLVAKEPLTDIAYDIFRTLQKTGFIVVYDEKDTVGKRYLRYDEIGTPYCVTVDNQTPEDGTVTIRDRDTREQMRVKIEELPEKLRELIFEG, encoded by the coding sequence ATGGGAGAAAAGCCCGATAAGTACGAGGTTCTTCAGGACTTGATGAGGAGGAGAGGCTTTGCCTGGGGCAGCTTTGAAATCTATGGCGGCTCACGAGGATTCTACGACTACGGCCCGCTCGGAGCGACCATTAAGCGTAAAATCGAGCGGAAGATAAGGAAGGCCTTCCAGAGGGAGGGCTTCTTCGAGCTTGAAACTCCCAACATAACGCCGGAGAAGGTCTTCATAGCGAGCGGCCACGTTGAGAAGTTCGTCGACCCGCTGGTGGAGTGCAAGAAGTGCGGCGCTCGCTTTAGGGCAGACCACCTCGTCGAGGAGGCCCTTGGGATAGACACCGAGGGAATGAGCGCCGAACACCTCACAGAACTCATAAAGGAGCACGATATTCGTTGCCCTGAGTGCGGCGGCGAGCTCGGCGAGGTCTGGTACTTCAACCTCATGTTCGAGACGAAGATCGGGCCCTACGGCGACCAGAAGGGCTATTTAAGGCCTGAGACGGCCCAGGGCATCTTCGTGAACTTCAGGAGGTTGAACGCCTTCGCGAGGAACAGGCTCCCCTTCGGTGTCTTCCAGATAGGGAAGGCCTACCGCAACGAGATTTCGCCGAGGCAGGGCATGCTCCGCCTCAGGGAGTTCACACAGGCTGAAGCGGAGATATTCTTCAACCCCAAGGAAACCGAGCACCCGCACTTTGACGAAGTTAAGGACGAGGTTCTCAGGCTCTACCCGATAGAGCACCAGCTCAAGAACCTCGGAATGGTTGAGATGACAGCTGAGGAGGGCGTTGAGAAGGGCTACGTAATGAACACCTTCTTCGCCTACTACATGGTCATGGTCAAGAGGACTCTCCTTGACATTGGCATTCCCGAGGGCAAAATCCGCTTCAGGCAGCAACTCCCAGAGGAGAGGGCCCACTACTCGCGCGACACATGGGACGCTGAAATACACAGCGAGCGCTTCGGCTGGGTGGAGTGCGTTGGAGTGGCGAGCAGGGGCGACTACGACCTGAGCAAGCACCTGAAGATGAGTGGTGCAGACTTGACCGTCCTCATCCACTACGACGAGCCCAAGATAGTTAAGCACCTCAAAGTGAGCCTCAACATGAAGCGCGTCGGGCCGAAGCTCAAGAAGGATGCCAAGAGGATAAACGATATCGTACAGGACTGGGACGAGAAGAAGAAGCGCGAGCTGGTTGAGCTCCTTGAAAAGGACGGGATGGTTACAGTCGAGGGCTACGAGCTCGAGAAGGACGACTTCATAATCAAAGAGGTTGAGGAGAAGATAATGGGCGAGAAGATAGTGCCTCATGTCCTCGAGCCGAGCTTTGGTATAGACAGGCCGTTCTACCTCCTCCTTGAGAACTCATTGGTTATCGATGAGGACAGGACGTACCTTAAGATAAAGAAGGACATGGCGCCGATAGAGGTGGCGGTGCTTCCCCTCGTGGCCAAAGAACCCCTCACGGACATAGCCTACGATATCTTCAGAACCCTTCAGAAGACAGGTTTCATAGTCGTCTACGACGAGAAGGACACCGTCGGGAAGAGATACCTCCGCTACGACGAGATTGGGACTCCCTACTGCGTAACCGTTGACAACCAGACGCCTGAGGACGGTACTGTGACCATCAGAGACCGCGACACGAGGGAGCAGATGAGGGTGAAGATCGAGGAGTTGCCGGAGAAGCTGAGGGAGCTGATTTTCGAAGGTTAG
- a CDS encoding LSM domain-containing protein, whose product MAERPLDVIHKSLEKDVLVLLKRGGEIRGKLIGYDIHLNVVLADADLIQDNEVVKSYGKIVVRGDNVLAISPVEIE is encoded by the coding sequence ATGGCGGAAAGACCACTCGATGTTATCCACAAGTCCCTTGAGAAGGATGTCCTCGTACTCCTCAAGAGGGGAGGGGAGATAAGGGGCAAGCTCATCGGTTATGATATCCACCTGAACGTTGTCCTCGCCGATGCAGACCTCATTCAGGACAACGAGGTCGTGAAGAGCTACGGTAAAATCGTTGTCCGTGGGGACAACGTCCTCGCCATCTCGCCGGTCGAGATTGAGTGA
- a CDS encoding 50S ribosomal protein L37e, with protein MGAGTEPKGRRNHTPTHIRCRRCGRRAFNVEKGYCAACGFGRSKRMRKYSWSHKWKKKRNLKY; from the coding sequence ATGGGAGCCGGAACAGAGCCAAAGGGCAGGAGGAACCACACCCCGACCCACATCAGGTGCAGGCGTTGCGGAAGGCGCGCCTTTAACGTCGAGAAGGGCTACTGTGCCGCCTGTGGGTTCGGCAGGAGCAAGCGCATGAGAAAGTACAGCTGGTCCCACAAGTGGAAGAAGAAGAGGAACCTCAAGTACTGA
- a CDS encoding DUF72 domain-containing protein, giving the protein MIAVGTCGFCEGHAKYYRDFDAIEVQGTFYRLIQEKTLRRWREEAPEGFTFSIKAFQGVTHPPNSPTWRRSNVRPPRDVGLLRPNADVFHFWRLTLKEAEILKARFILIQLPRSFKESEESFADAEKFFELIDRGDFEIAVELRGWSEKGVRRFVREFDVIDVTDPLVRIPLHNGSTNYYRLHGRYENARIVYNHTYSDEELEKIRKRVLGWNREESFVFFNNSAMCNDAKRFKILLQS; this is encoded by the coding sequence ATGATAGCGGTCGGAACCTGCGGCTTCTGCGAGGGGCACGCGAAGTATTACCGGGACTTCGACGCGATAGAAGTACAGGGGACGTTTTACCGCCTTATTCAGGAGAAGACCCTGAGGAGATGGAGGGAAGAGGCCCCCGAGGGATTCACCTTTTCAATAAAAGCCTTCCAAGGGGTAACGCATCCCCCGAACAGCCCCACCTGGCGGAGGAGCAACGTCAGGCCGCCGAGGGATGTGGGCCTTCTTAGGCCGAACGCTGACGTGTTTCACTTCTGGAGGCTGACACTGAAGGAAGCTGAGATTCTGAAGGCTCGCTTCATACTCATCCAGCTGCCCAGGAGCTTTAAAGAGAGCGAGGAGAGCTTCGCCGATGCGGAGAAGTTCTTTGAGCTGATCGACAGAGGCGACTTCGAGATAGCCGTCGAGCTGAGGGGCTGGAGCGAGAAAGGCGTTAGACGCTTCGTTCGGGAGTTCGACGTGATAGATGTTACAGACCCGCTGGTCAGGATTCCGCTGCATAACGGCAGCACTAACTACTACCGCCTTCACGGGAGATACGAGAACGCAAGGATAGTTTACAACCACACCTACAGCGATGAGGAGCTTGAAAAGATCAGGAAGAGGGTTCTCGGCTGGAACAGGGAGGAAAGCTTCGTCTTCTTCAACAACTCGGCCATGTGCAATGATGCGAAGAGGTTCAAAATCCTCCTACAAAGTTAG
- a CDS encoding DNA double-strand break repair nuclease NurA, with the protein MERISDVHVREIRDFLLKSLKDVERLRKAVGKYFSWKPLPAPRKASVYAVDGSRMTKRLSGAIVYAVSASAIGERLYYWNDIGMVFPYKSVDDRVALHMDILEKRMGTMALELGADLVLMDGTISSAIITPPTYVTSTTRELYSRHGDKLLNAALEFLDFLDEQWVEWREKLKEEGVLNGFSLPSRGWNGEEIFSMLMKRGAKSIKGSFWWVNDKEDLIVLFEYLEYLHALDRLLGGRVAAIAKTFYKSDIVKTVKAREGEKLKGTPMIIDTPVVASLSGESGYLPFSYVKSPKGGFPRLVAELMVRGRFQNLRKTLIMDGGQIVGARIRPAYVRFAEGGLIYLLEVPEKQDFERTLAEILSVAEDEYVVPLEYAHHSVVIKKKEFDAYVNAVLSALVGEDERFIDFLRYGREPLE; encoded by the coding sequence TTGGAGCGTATTAGCGATGTCCACGTCAGGGAGATCAGGGACTTCCTGCTGAAGAGCCTTAAGGACGTTGAGAGGCTCAGAAAAGCGGTGGGAAAGTACTTCTCCTGGAAGCCGCTTCCCGCTCCCAGGAAGGCGAGCGTTTACGCCGTCGATGGCAGCAGGATGACGAAGAGACTCAGCGGGGCGATAGTCTACGCAGTCTCCGCTTCGGCCATAGGGGAGAGACTCTACTACTGGAACGACATCGGCATGGTCTTTCCGTACAAGAGCGTAGATGATAGGGTTGCCCTCCACATGGACATCCTAGAGAAGAGGATGGGCACGATGGCCCTTGAGCTCGGCGCCGATTTGGTTCTCATGGACGGCACGATAAGCAGCGCCATAATCACGCCGCCAACTTACGTAACATCGACGACGAGAGAACTCTACAGCAGGCACGGGGACAAACTGCTTAACGCGGCGCTGGAGTTTCTGGACTTCCTCGACGAGCAATGGGTCGAGTGGAGGGAGAAACTCAAGGAGGAAGGGGTTCTCAACGGCTTTTCACTCCCCTCCAGGGGCTGGAACGGGGAGGAGATATTCTCGATGCTGATGAAGCGGGGGGCAAAGAGCATAAAGGGCAGCTTCTGGTGGGTCAACGACAAGGAAGACCTGATAGTTCTCTTCGAGTATCTCGAATACCTCCACGCACTGGACAGGCTTCTCGGCGGAAGGGTCGCGGCGATAGCGAAGACCTTCTACAAGTCGGACATCGTAAAGACAGTCAAAGCGAGGGAGGGGGAGAAACTCAAAGGCACACCAATGATAATCGACACTCCCGTCGTTGCTTCCCTCTCCGGGGAGAGCGGCTATTTGCCTTTTAGTTACGTCAAAAGTCCAAAGGGAGGCTTCCCAAGGCTGGTGGCTGAACTGATGGTCCGCGGAAGGTTCCAGAACCTTCGGAAAACCCTAATAATGGATGGCGGTCAGATAGTCGGGGCAAGGATACGGCCTGCTTATGTTCGTTTTGCCGAGGGCGGACTGATATACCTCCTTGAGGTTCCCGAAAAGCAGGACTTCGAGAGAACCCTCGCGGAGATTCTGTCGGTTGCGGAGGACGAATACGTTGTCCCGCTCGAGTACGCCCACCACTCGGTTGTGATAAAGAAGAAGGAGTTCGACGCCTACGTCAACGCGGTGCTGAGCGCACTGGTTGGGGAGGACGAGCGCTTTATAGACTTCCTGCGCTACGGGAGGGAGCCGCTGGAGTGA
- the rad50 gene encoding DNA double-strand break repair ATPase Rad50: protein MRIRRLKIRNFRAHEKSEVEFSDGINLLIGQNGAGKSSILEAIFAALYMGHPSFPRGYLQANTRVGAKGGMGLTLEFEHDGKSYKIHRDDKKSELIEDGALIVEKSSDIARWVERNVYPIQVFTNALYIRQGEIEGIITNREIMEKVLRKVLGIEDYENAEKNAADVIRELKRKKDYLKKLIERKAEVEESLREAEKRFSETLRRISELRERERKLQEEFEEAEKEYSKLKGLKEELDNREKEKAVIEQRIKAEKGRIEDYETQIGEVKKEITELEEKAERLKELEPVEKEYLKLKSLLSLKDELSKLSLSEAKLVEKKRSLEEKTTRIAEILEKIRKLEREEKALRETYEELKRKNGLYQRALQLKAEAGRYRSELEKGGTTPEELEKELEAVESAKERLEDLREETTRIREEIASLTGQKESLLENLSKLEGAKVCPLCKRPIEEHEEGEIKAEYDAEIGSIEKKLEKLSKKLERLRKEELKLKEVIKKEPKLIRLKKTADLLREVEEKLGKYDVEELEKAAEEFENTKARLIEIKRELRHLGEELEELEKAKGELERVEKRLAEIEREKMEIEKKVQAEGFGSFEDVEGRIKELEPAYREYLSLKNVPSQLERARKRLASLEEKRQESLDSVKRMEAELENLLKRITKLSEEFSPEAYNEAEKWYMESARELEKAKAELKGVEELRDEVMKLLDELKAKKKEIEEAEKEIETVEKTIADMTAFKEKVARLKAEEELRGLEEVQKLAGETFSEMTEGKYQGVKLKREKKYGKERIDLKVLYAGSEVGLEFLSGGERIALGLAFRLALSLYKVRNLELLILDEPTPFLDEERRKKLVEIISSQLRKIPQVIIVSHDEELKDAADYVIRVENVGGKSRIEVESLGAY from the coding sequence GTGAGGATAAGGAGGTTGAAGATTAGAAACTTCAGGGCGCACGAGAAGAGCGAGGTCGAGTTCAGCGACGGCATAAACCTGCTGATAGGTCAGAACGGGGCTGGAAAGAGCTCGATCCTCGAGGCGATATTCGCGGCGCTCTATATGGGGCACCCGAGCTTTCCGAGGGGCTACCTCCAGGCGAACACGCGCGTCGGCGCGAAGGGCGGCATGGGGTTGACCCTTGAGTTCGAGCACGACGGGAAGAGCTACAAAATCCACAGGGACGACAAGAAAAGCGAGCTGATTGAAGATGGAGCTTTGATAGTGGAGAAGAGCTCGGACATAGCGCGCTGGGTGGAGAGAAACGTCTACCCTATACAGGTCTTCACGAATGCCCTCTACATAAGGCAGGGTGAGATAGAGGGCATAATCACGAACCGCGAGATAATGGAGAAGGTCCTGAGGAAGGTCCTAGGCATAGAGGACTACGAGAACGCTGAGAAGAACGCCGCCGATGTAATAAGGGAACTGAAGAGAAAGAAGGACTACCTCAAAAAGCTTATCGAGAGGAAGGCCGAGGTCGAGGAGAGCCTCCGCGAGGCCGAGAAGCGCTTCTCCGAGACGCTGAGGAGGATAAGCGAGCTGCGCGAGAGGGAGAGAAAGCTCCAGGAAGAGTTTGAGGAGGCCGAGAAGGAGTACTCAAAGCTCAAGGGCCTGAAAGAGGAGCTGGACAACCGTGAGAAGGAGAAGGCAGTCATCGAGCAGAGGATAAAGGCAGAGAAGGGGAGGATAGAAGATTACGAAACCCAGATTGGGGAAGTGAAGAAGGAGATAACTGAGCTCGAAGAGAAAGCAGAACGGCTTAAGGAGCTCGAACCCGTTGAGAAGGAGTACTTAAAGCTGAAATCCCTCCTCTCGCTCAAGGACGAGCTCTCGAAGCTCAGCCTCTCAGAGGCGAAGCTGGTCGAGAAGAAGCGTTCCCTTGAGGAGAAGACTACCAGGATCGCTGAAATCTTAGAAAAGATTAGAAAACTGGAAAGGGAAGAGAAAGCCCTCAGAGAGACCTACGAGGAGCTTAAGAGGAAAAACGGCCTCTACCAGCGTGCCCTCCAGCTGAAGGCCGAGGCGGGGAGGTACAGGAGCGAGCTTGAAAAGGGCGGAACCACGCCGGAAGAGCTTGAGAAGGAGCTTGAAGCTGTTGAGAGCGCGAAGGAGAGACTTGAAGACCTCCGCGAGGAGACTACGAGGATAAGGGAAGAGATAGCGAGCTTAACGGGGCAGAAGGAGAGCCTCCTGGAGAACCTCTCGAAGCTCGAGGGTGCCAAGGTCTGCCCGCTCTGCAAGAGGCCCATCGAGGAGCACGAGGAAGGGGAGATAAAGGCGGAGTACGATGCCGAGATAGGCTCCATCGAGAAAAAGCTGGAAAAGCTCTCAAAGAAACTCGAGAGGCTTAGGAAGGAGGAGCTCAAGCTCAAGGAGGTTATCAAGAAAGAGCCGAAGCTCATAAGGCTGAAGAAGACGGCCGACCTCCTGAGGGAGGTCGAGGAGAAGCTGGGCAAGTACGACGTGGAAGAGCTTGAGAAAGCCGCCGAAGAGTTCGAGAACACGAAAGCCAGGCTCATCGAGATAAAGAGGGAGCTGAGGCACCTCGGGGAAGAGCTGGAGGAGCTTGAGAAGGCTAAGGGAGAACTGGAAAGGGTGGAAAAGAGGCTCGCGGAGATCGAGAGGGAAAAGATGGAAATTGAGAAGAAGGTCCAGGCTGAGGGCTTCGGCTCCTTTGAGGATGTCGAGGGCAGGATTAAGGAGCTTGAGCCCGCCTATCGGGAGTACCTCTCGCTCAAGAACGTTCCTTCCCAGCTCGAACGGGCGAGAAAGAGGCTGGCCAGCTTGGAGGAGAAGCGTCAGGAATCCCTTGATAGCGTTAAGAGAATGGAAGCCGAGCTTGAGAACCTGCTGAAGAGAATAACGAAGCTCTCTGAAGAGTTCTCCCCGGAGGCTTACAATGAAGCGGAGAAGTGGTACATGGAGAGCGCCAGGGAGCTCGAGAAAGCTAAAGCGGAACTGAAAGGAGTGGAGGAGCTGAGAGACGAGGTTATGAAGCTTCTGGACGAGCTTAAGGCCAAGAAGAAGGAGATAGAGGAAGCGGAGAAAGAAATAGAGACCGTCGAGAAGACCATAGCGGACATGACTGCCTTCAAAGAGAAGGTCGCCAGGCTCAAGGCGGAGGAGGAGCTGAGGGGCCTTGAAGAGGTGCAGAAGCTCGCCGGCGAGACCTTCTCGGAGATGACGGAGGGCAAATACCAGGGGGTAAAGCTCAAGCGGGAGAAGAAGTACGGGAAGGAGAGGATAGATCTGAAGGTGCTCTACGCGGGCAGCGAGGTTGGCCTGGAGTTCCTCAGCGGCGGCGAGAGGATAGCCCTAGGTTTAGCTTTCCGCCTGGCGCTCTCGTTGTATAAAGTGAGAAACCTCGAGCTGCTCATCCTGGACGAGCCGACGCCGTTCCTCGACGAGGAGCGCAGGAAGAAGCTCGTTGAGATAATATCGAGCCAGTTGAGGAAGATACCGCAGGTTATCATAGTTTCGCACGACGAGGAGCTGAAGGACGCGGCAGATTACGTGATAAGGGTGGAGAACGTAGGTGGAAAGAGCAGGATAGAGGTGGAGAGCCTTGGAGCGTATTAG